The Stigmatella aurantiaca DW4/3-1 genome contains the following window.
GGTGGAATCTTCGCCGCAAGCAGCCACGAAGCCGAGCACGACGATGCAGGAGAGGGTGACAGAGCGAATGGAGATCATAGCGCCTGCCACCTTACGCGACCCTACGCCCGCGCGACGTGTGATGATGCGGAAGTGAGGCATGAAGCACATATCCGCGGGGGATCAAGGTCTTTTCCGGACAGTGGTGGTCGGGGGGGCGGGCGCGCACGTTGGAACGGTGCAGCATCCGGCCGGTATCGAGTCGAACGATGAGGCTGGGCCGACACCTCTGGGGGGTAGGGCGCACCCACGCACGGCCCAAGCCGTTCCGGCGACTGCGGGTGCGTGACAAACGCCGAGGCGAGGTCCACTTCAGCTTCCTCGTTCTGGGCGCCTGCCTGATACTCTTCCGGGGGCTTCCATCCTGACTTTTGCTAGGGGCTCTCAGTCGCGCGCCGCTCATCACCATCCCACGGAGTCATCCATGCGAGTTCAAGTCGCGATCATCGGCGGGGGCCCGGCGGGGCTGCTGCTCGGACACTTGCTCTCCCAGGCCAGCGTCGACAACATCGTGCTCGAGCAACGCAGCCGCGAGTACGTGCTCGGCCGCATTCGTGCAGGTGTGCTCGAGCAGGGCACCGTCGATCTGCTCACATCGGCGGGACTTGCGCGGCGGTTGCACAAGCAGGGGCTTGTGCACGGTGGCGTCGAGCTGTGCTTTGACGGGTCGCGCCACCGCATCGACCTGCACGGTCTCACGGGCAAGAACGTGACGGTATACGGTCAGACCGAGGTGACGCACGATTTGATGGACGCGCGCGATGCCCTCGGTGCCTCGATCGTCTACGAAGCCGCCAACGTCTCGGTCCACGGCTTCGACGGTGCCTCGCCGCGCGTGCGCTACGAGAAGAATGGTCAGACGCACGAAGTCGAATGCGACTTCATCGCCGGTTGCGATGGATACCACGGTGTGAGCCGGGCGAGCGTGCCCGAGGCTTCGCTCCGCACCTATGAGCGCGTCTATCCCTTCGGCTGGCTCGGCCTCATGGCCGACGTGCCGCCGGTTTCGCACGAGCTGATCTATTCGAACCATGAGCGCGGCTTCGCGCTGTGCAGCATGCGCTCGCCCACGCGCAGCCGCTATTACGTGCAGTGTTCTCTCAGTGACAAGGTCGAGAACTGGTCCGACGAGCGCTTCTGGGACGAACTGCGCCGCCGCCTCGACACCCGGGCCGCAGAGACGATGATTACGGGCCCCTCGATCGAGAAGAGCATCGCGCCGCTGCGCAGCTTCGTGGCCGAGCCGATGCGCTTCGGGCGGCTGTTCCTTGCGGGCGACGCCGCGCACATCGTGCCGCCGACGGGAGCCAAGGGCCTGAACCTCGCGGTGTCCGACGTGCGCCTGCTGTCCAGGGCTCTGATCGAGTACTTCAAGGAGGGCAGCGCGGTCGGCATCGACACCTACTCTGAGCGCTGCCTGAGGCACGTGTGGAAAGCCGTGCGCTTCTCGTGGTGGATGACCTCGCTGTTGCACAAGTTTCCAGACACGGGCGAGTTCGGGCAGAAGGTGCAACACGCCGAGCTCGAGTATCTCGTCGGATCGGTGGCGGCCTCGACCTCTCTGGCCGAAAACTACGTGGGATTGCCGAGCTGATCAGGCGTCACGCGCGGTGAACAGGCCCTTGGCGGTCACCGTGGCCGCCGCGATCAACGCCGGTAGGGCCAGGGCGGTCAGAATGCGCTCCACCCCCCAACTCGACAGGTACGCGCCGGAAAATGCGCCGAGGATGGCCCCGAAACGACCGATTCCGAGCATCCAGGCCACCCCCGTCGCCCGTCCTTGCGTTGGATAGAAGCGGGCCGCAAGCGCGCTCATCGAAGTCTGCGCGCCGCTCGTGAAGAAGCCGGTCGCGAGGACCATGGCCCCCAGTACGGTCACGCTACCGCTCGACCGCGCCGTCAGGAACACACTCAGCCCCGCCAACGCATAGAAGCTCGCGATCAATCCGTGCGGGTTGAACCGATCCATGGCCCAGCCAACGCCGATCGCGCTCACGGTTCCTCCCATCTGGAATAACGCGGTCACCGTGGCCGCATGACCGGTGCTGAAGCCCGCCTCGCCGAGCAGAGTCGGCAACCAGCTGGTGAGCGAGTACACGACCATGAGTCCCATGAAGTAGGTCACCCACAGCAGCAGCGTGCCCCCGATGCGCTCTCGGCCGAGAACGTTGGCGACCATCGAGCCATCGTGGCGCACGTTGTGCTCTGGCACGACGAACCGCTCGGCGGCGATGGGGCCTGTGCCGGCGATCCGTCCCAGCATCTTTGCCACGCGGTCCGCCTGGCCTCGCACGGCGAGAAAGCGCGGCGACTCGGGCAGCGCCAGCATCAACACGGGAATCAGCAACAGGGGCGCCATCCCCCCCAGGATGAACATGGCCGCCCACCCGAAGGCCGGAATCAACTTCGCTGCGATGAAGCCACCCGCCGCGGAACCCAAGGTGAAGCCACAAAACATCACCGTCACCAGCAGCGAACGGCGTCGGCGCGGACTGAACTCGGAGGTCAGCGTCGTTGCGTTCGGCATGGCCGCACCAAGACCCAGCCCGGTGAGTAGACGGAGGGTGATCAGTGTACCCATGCTGTCGGCCCAAGCCGTCAGCAGGCTGAAGAGGCCAAACGTCAGCACCGAGGCGATGAGAATGGTCTTGCGTCCGAAGCGATCGGCCAGTGGCCCCGTGATCAGCGCTCCGATCGATAGGCCGGCCAGGGCCGCACTCATCACGCCACCGAGGTTCGCGCGGGTGATGCCCCACGCTGCGGCGAGCGCGGGAGCGACGAAGCCCATGGCCGCGGTATCGAGCCCGTCGAGGAAAACGATGAGGAAGCACAACCCGACGGCCAGCCATTGCGTCGCCGATAATGGACGCTCGTCGATGAAGGACTGAACGTCGACCGTTGTCGCGCGGTCAGTGGGCAGTTGCGGTGGGACGAACGCGTTCGCGTCAGGCCTCTCAGTGGCATTCATGGTTTTCTCCTTGATGCATGGGCCGGGTGACGCGACTGCGGCGCGTGGGGATGCGCGCGATGGAGGGGCTATTCAGGAGGCCTGGTGGCGCGGTCCTGCTCCGCGAACACCTCCTCCGCCAAGTGGAAGGCTGAGTTCGCGGCTGGTACGCCGCAATAGATCGCGGTTTGGAGCAGCACTTCCTTGATCTCATCGCGGGTGACGCCGTTGTTGCGCGCCGCCCTCAGATGCAGCCGCAACTCGGCCTCGCGGTTGAGCGCCACCATCATCGCGATGGTGAGCAGCGAGCGCGTGTGACGCGGCAGGCCGGGCCGAGTCCAGATCTCGCCCCAAGCGTAGCGCGTGATCAGATCCTGGAATTCGTCGTTGGTCGCACTGAGCCTGTGCATCGAGCGTTCGACGTGTTCCGTGCCCAGCACGGCCTTGCGAATCTCCAAGCCACGGGCATGGCGTTCGCGGTCGTCGAGGCGTACGCGAGGTTCGGCCAGGAACGGCATGAGCGCCGCGGCGAAGGCGGCCGGTGCCTCGACGGCGGAGAGGTGCGACGCGGGCAGGTCGACACGGCGGGCATCGTGAATCGCCTCCGCCAGCGCATCGGAATGTGCGGGTGTGGTCACCGGATCGGCGGTCCCCGCGATCACCAGCACGGGCGCCCGCACGCCACTCAACAGGGGTTGGAAGTCGGCCTCCGCGATCGCCTCGCAGCAGGCCGCATAGCCTTCTGGCCGCAGGCCCTGCAGGGTGTCCTGCATTCGCTTCGCGTCGTCGCCATGCGTGGCGATGTAGGCCTCCGTGAACCAGCGCGCGGGGAGGGTCGAGGCCAACTCGCCCATTCCTTTCTCCCTCACCGAGGCCGCCCGTTCCCGCCAGGAGGCCGGATTGCCGATCTTGGCCGCGGTGTTGGCCAGCACTACCCGCTCCACACGATCGGCTGCGTGGCACGCCAACCACTGCGCGACCAGGCCTCCCATGGACAGTCCACAGACATGGGCCCGAGCGATGCCGAGCCCGTCGAGCAGGCCCTGTGCGTCACGCCCCAGCCGCTCGATCGTATACGGGCCCGGCGGCGCGCCCGAGCCGCCATGACCGCGCATGTCGTAGCGCACCACCCGGAAGCGGCGCGCCAGGATGGTGGTCACGGCATCCCACATCGACAGCGTGGTACCAAGCGAGTTGCACAGCAGCAGGGCGGGTGCGTCTTCAGGCCCATCCACGCGCACGTTCAGTTCGATGTCATCGAGGCGGAGGGCTGGCATCAGGGCAACTCCTGGGGCGCTCGCACCGCGTCGTGAGCGGCACAGGCACGCTCGATCCAGGTGGAGGCTTGACCGAGATATGCGGCAGGGTCGAGCAGACGATCGAGTTCGGTGGCGGGTATCTGCTCAGCGACGGTTGCGTCCTGCCTCAGGACTTCGCGCAGTGGAAGCGACTCGGTCACGGAGCGCTTGCTCGCGGCTTCGATCAATCGATGCGCTTCGGCACGGCCGACACGTGGCGTGAGCGCGAGACTGACCGCCTCCGCCATCACGAGGCCATGGGTGATGTCGAGGTTCGCGCGCATTCGCCCGGCATCGATTTCAAAGCCTCGTACGAGGTGCAGCGCGTGCGCGAGCGCACCGCCCGCCAGGGACACCAGTTCCGGCAAGGTCTCCCACTCGGCATGCCACGGACCCAGGCTGCGTTCGTGCTCTTGTGGCAAGGCTGCCATGAGTGTGGAGACCAGCCCCGGAGCGCGTGTCGCCGCCGCCAGCAGGGCGGCCGAGCCGACCGGGTTGCGCTTGTGCGGCATGGTGGAGGACCCACCCCGGCCGGGCGCGGAGGGCTCGAAGAGTTCACCTACTTCGGTCTGCATCAGCAG
Protein-coding sequences here:
- the pcaD gene encoding 3-oxoadipate enol-lactonase, with translation MPALRLDDIELNVRVDGPEDAPALLLCNSLGTTLSMWDAVTTILARRFRVVRYDMRGHGGSGAPPGPYTIERLGRDAQGLLDGLGIARAHVCGLSMGGLVAQWLACHAADRVERVVLANTAAKIGNPASWRERAASVREKGMGELASTLPARWFTEAYIATHGDDAKRMQDTLQGLRPEGYAACCEAIAEADFQPLLSGVRAPVLVIAGTADPVTTPAHSDALAEAIHDARRVDLPASHLSAVEAPAAFAAALMPFLAEPRVRLDDRERHARGLEIRKAVLGTEHVERSMHRLSATNDEFQDLITRYAWGEIWTRPGLPRHTRSLLTIAMMVALNREAELRLHLRAARNNGVTRDEIKEVLLQTAIYCGVPAANSAFHLAEEVFAEQDRATRPPE
- a CDS encoding aromatic acid/H+ symport family MFS transporter, giving the protein MNATERPDANAFVPPQLPTDRATTVDVQSFIDERPLSATQWLAVGLCFLIVFLDGLDTAAMGFVAPALAAAWGITRANLGGVMSAALAGLSIGALITGPLADRFGRKTILIASVLTFGLFSLLTAWADSMGTLITLRLLTGLGLGAAMPNATTLTSEFSPRRRRSLLVTVMFCGFTLGSAAGGFIAAKLIPAFGWAAMFILGGMAPLLLIPVLMLALPESPRFLAVRGQADRVAKMLGRIAGTGPIAAERFVVPEHNVRHDGSMVANVLGRERIGGTLLLWVTYFMGLMVVYSLTSWLPTLLGEAGFSTGHAATVTALFQMGGTVSAIGVGWAMDRFNPHGLIASFYALAGLSVFLTARSSGSVTVLGAMVLATGFFTSGAQTSMSALAARFYPTQGRATGVAWMLGIGRFGAILGAFSGAYLSSWGVERILTALALPALIAAATVTAKGLFTARDA
- the pobA gene encoding 4-hydroxybenzoate 3-monooxygenase; this encodes MRVQVAIIGGGPAGLLLGHLLSQASVDNIVLEQRSREYVLGRIRAGVLEQGTVDLLTSAGLARRLHKQGLVHGGVELCFDGSRHRIDLHGLTGKNVTVYGQTEVTHDLMDARDALGASIVYEAANVSVHGFDGASPRVRYEKNGQTHEVECDFIAGCDGYHGVSRASVPEASLRTYERVYPFGWLGLMADVPPVSHELIYSNHERGFALCSMRSPTRSRYYVQCSLSDKVENWSDERFWDELRRRLDTRAAETMITGPSIEKSIAPLRSFVAEPMRFGRLFLAGDAAHIVPPTGAKGLNLAVSDVRLLSRALIEYFKEGSAVGIDTYSERCLRHVWKAVRFSWWMTSLLHKFPDTGEFGQKVQHAELEYLVGSVAASTSLAENYVGLPS